The Nostoc sp. PCC 7524 nucleotide sequence CGTAGGTCACATTATTTTTAGCCAAAATGTGCCAATTTTATCTAACTATGGAAAGATATAAATAAATAGATAAAACAAAAGTTTTTAAACCTAGTTGCATGAATTAATCATTAAATAAATTCCACAACTCAGTACGATAATATCAACCTTTAGCCAGATATTAAACTTATCAAATTACGTTGATCATTCCCATATAAATCAAAAGTAATAGGCTGAATAAACAGCAAAATCCAAAAATTTTTATTGTTAACAAAAGATAAATATCTGGGGTAGTTAGTCAAAAAATATACATTAAATAAATTTATATAGTCTGTGAAATTTTGACAAAAATCTGTTTTTAGCTGATGTAGCATAAGATTTGAGCAAATTCAGCCTTGGGTGTTATAGCGATTAAATGACTATCAAACTGAAGCAAATTTTACGTTGGGTAATTTTAGGGGCAACATTAGTTTTTGTCGGTAAAGCCCTCAAGGATAACTGGGGTGAGGTGACAGCTATCCGCATTGATGAAGTAGGATGGTCGATTTTAGCGATCGCTACCGGTATCACGTTACTGGCGCATACCTGGGCTGGTTGGATCTGGACTTGGATTCTCAAAGAGTTAAATCAACCTGTACCACCTAGCCAATTTATTCAGGTTTACCTGAAAACTAACCTTGCTAAGTATTTACCGGGTAATGTGTGGCATTACTATGGGCGCATTGTCGCCGCCAAAAATGCCAATATTACTGCTGGTGCGGCTACTCTCAGCGTTTTACTAGAACCCTTACTGATGGCGGCGGCGGCTTTAATAATTGTGGTGTTCTTCGGTAGTCAATTCGCAGCCCCCAAAACTACCCTGACTTTACGGGGATTACAGTTGTTGAGTTTGGCAATTATCCTGTATGCAGTACATCCCCGGTTTTTGAACCCAGTGATTAGTTTGTTGTCCAAATTGAAAGCTAAAAAATCTCATCTCCAGCCCAGTGCTGTTGTTAGTATTGCACGCTATCCTCTACGACCTTTATTAGGAGAGTTAGGATTTTTAACACTGCGGGGTATGGGCTTTATCTTAACTGTGTATGCCCTGATGCCCTTGAACCTGAATCAAATTCCTTTGTTGTTGGGTGCTTTTAGTTGTGCTTGGTTGTTGGGGTTGGTGGTTCCTGGTGCGCCTGGCGGCTTGGGTGTATTTGAAGCTACAGCGATCGCTCTTTTACAACATCGCTTTCCCTCGGCGGCGGTGATTAGTGCGATCGCCTTGTATCGTCTCATTAGTATCATTGCCGAAGTAGCTGGGGCTGGGTTAGCTGGGCTAGATGAACGCCTCGCCAAGTAGTTAATAAGATTGAGAAGAATCTCCTTTTACCTGTGAAAATACACGGTAAATATCTAAATTTGTCTGTGCATCTTGAATGGAATTATCTTCTGCCATTTTCAACAAGTTATATTCTACATTTTCCGCATAAATGGCAAAGGTAATATTAAAAAACTCGATAAAATGAATGATCCATTGGCATTCATCCTCGGACTGATGTTTATAGTAACTGATTAAATCAGCAATCCTAGTTTCTAAATGACTGCGGGAATGTCTACAAATAAAAATTATCTTGAGCAGAATAATCACTAAAGTTAAAGGATGACCATGTGAAAGTAATAAAATAAATAACTTTGAAGGCTCTTGTCTATTTTCTATAGTTAGATAATCAATTAGTTTATTGCAAATTCTTAATAATAAATTCTTATTAATATGTTCTTTATCGAGTTCTCTTTTCCACAATTGGAGCTTATCTTTTAAAGATTGCTGTAACAGCGCAGAAGTTTCTTGATTACCAACCGAAAAAAATAGATATTGCTGCAAACTATCTTTAAACTCTCTCAGTGTTTGATTTTCAGTTTGCTTCAGAAATATATTTGCTAGGTTTTCATAACTAAATTGACCTTTTTTGACTACTATCATTTTAATCAGACGCAAAACATTATCACCCAAAATACTGGGGTTGTTATAGCGTGTAGCACTGGAAGCAGAAGACTGAGAACGGGCAATATACATAGCTAAATCAAATTTATACTTATCTTTCATCTGCCTGTAAACTTTGATAGCTGCCTCTTGCTGTTCCTTGGGTTTATCTGCATCTAATGATTGAGCAATCAATAAATAAGCAGCATAGCGATCGCTCCAGTGTTCTTTGCTTTTACTATCATTTTTATAGTTAAATATTTTCAGTTCTTTAAAATCTTGGCTATTAACAAAATTTTCTAGCCATTTTCTATAGATTTCTACCTCTTGATAGCTATTAATTATTTCAGAATTAGGTAAT carries:
- a CDS encoding lysylphosphatidylglycerol synthase transmembrane domain-containing protein, which translates into the protein MTIKLKQILRWVILGATLVFVGKALKDNWGEVTAIRIDEVGWSILAIATGITLLAHTWAGWIWTWILKELNQPVPPSQFIQVYLKTNLAKYLPGNVWHYYGRIVAAKNANITAGAATLSVLLEPLLMAAAALIIVVFFGSQFAAPKTTLTLRGLQLLSLAIILYAVHPRFLNPVISLLSKLKAKKSHLQPSAVVSIARYPLRPLLGELGFLTLRGMGFILTVYALMPLNLNQIPLLLGAFSCAWLLGLVVPGAPGGLGVFEATAIALLQHRFPSAAVISAIALYRLISIIAEVAGAGLAGLDERLAK